Below is a window of Impatiens glandulifera chromosome 2, dImpGla2.1, whole genome shotgun sequence DNA.
TTCCAAAGATCCAATTCGCACTCCATAGTAGGTTTCTCAAGAAAAGGTTTCATGTTCATCCAACAAAACAAGCCGGCATTCCCTTCGAGACACTCTATTCCGGCTTCCCTAAGGCCTTTCACCATCATTTTTCGCCTTTTGCTTAACCTTTCGCGGTTCACACTCAAGTAATTCTCCGTAAAATCCTTGTCCGATAACATGCAAGCAAGGAGATGTTGTGTTTGAGATGAAATAAGCGTGAAACTCGACATTCTTCTAGCAGTTGTCACAACTTTATCGTTGTACGAGTATATAGCCCCAACCCTAAACCCCGGGAGCCCGAGATCTTTTGAGAGGCTATACACTATGTGGACTCGCTCCGCTCCTTTGTTATGTCGTGCTTCCAATATCTCGGACACGCTAACAAAGTCTGGCGGCGAGAACACAGATCCCGAGTAGATTTCATCTGAGATTAGATGGATATTTTTTAGGGTGACAAAGTCGAATATCTTTTCAAGAGTGCCACGAGTGATCGTGACACCTAAAGGATTAGAAGGATTTGTTATGAGCATTCCTTTCACTTTCATGTTCATTGACAAAGCACTTTGGTAAGCTGCTTCTAGGGCTTCGGGAGTGACTTGGAAACCATTCGAGCTTTCGCAATGGATTGGCACGATATTTACACCAGTTCTCCATCGTAAATCTCTATCGAATCTTCAcgtaagaaaaaaacaaatataaacaaatttagaCAAAGAATTAACTTGTTGTTATAagtaaattttgtatatatattcatagctagggtttaattaaaattacttaCCCTGGATAATAAGGTGTTGGAACAAGTAAAACATCTCCAGGATCAGCAAGAATGAAAGTCAACAACTCGTTAGCAGCCGTCGCACCAGCAGTTATAACGATCCTCTCCGGGTTGAACTTCGATTTCCCACCTCTTATTTGTTCCATGAAACTTGCCATCGCCTGAACAAACATGAATTAACAtagttaagaaaaaaattaattaaaattgatattattatgaggataataaaatataaaaaaataccttTCTGAAAGATAGCAGGCCATGATAGTCTTGAAACAAGGCGTTGTCTTTAAAGGAAGAAACTTTGGTCTTTCCGAAGAGAGCTGCTTCTGTGTGATGCTCTAAATATTCTTCCACCATATCAAATGAAACCTgccaaataatattatatatattaattaataaattattataatatgtaaaaaaaaacataaaaatgaaaaaaatgaaaagatttaGTACCTGGTTTTCAGCCAATCCCATTTGAATAACGCCTGATGGGTTATTGAGTTGATGATAAGGGTTTCCATCGTAAGCTTTCCATCCTGCAAAATATGGAGAGTCTTCCCCATGAGCTGCAGAAACTGCAATCTTTGATAACTCAACATTaacatcaatttccaaacccaTATTTAGTTCTTGTACTTGAAAAATGAATGATTAATAGATGATAAAAAGGGTTATAATTAATTGGTAGTCtattaatgaatgaatgaaatgaaatgaaatattgTTGTAGTTCTATTTATAGATAGGAAATTAAAAGTGGGTGGGTCTtagagaattattattataatatgaagAAAAGAGAAGGAAAGCCCATGAATATGATTAGGGCAGTGGGGGCAAGCAAGGATTGAACAAGACCTCATTGATCGATCGATTGATCGATCAATCGAATATCACCGTTTGTTTGcttacaaattattaaatataatattaattattattattattattatttatttattagtagtAGTACTGGAGACAACTGTTAGCTGCCCTAGTCATCGATCCTTCAAAAGGGTTTTCAATCTCAATCCCAATCTCAACTGTCCACGTCAAAGTTTGGTGCTTCAAATTTAAGGGGTAGACCGTCAAAATGTCTCCcttatctatatttataatttttatcaccaaaccaatatatataaataccatGAATCATTCAATTGGatcatatttaatttacatcttttttgtataattattagTATATCATCTTCATTCAAATATTACTATGtcgaaatatattaaaaaataatatgaattgtTTAATTAAGCACATCGAtcgaaatatattaaaaattaataagaatcaTTTAAGAACAACGATGAAATatgatattagaaaataaaaacgtcacaaaacatgaaaactaagaaaagaatataaataaacatattatcaAGCTCGTAGATCCTAAAACAATTGTTAACGGTTGTTTTTCATTTCTCGTTTTTTCCATTAGttatcatttgtttttgttacGGGTGTGTTTGTTGGTACTTTAGGCCACtcatttttgtaatgtttttttgttcatattttattaaaaaaaaatttcaaaaatagataataaaaaaaaaaaaaaaaaacaagacaaACATTATGTTTATGCTTTTCATATGCATTATGTTGTATTTCACTTTTTAGTTGTTTTATTTGGTTGAATTTGTGATAAATGATTTCATAACTTTTTGTAATggtaaatatttgttattggtAATATTCATGAggtttcataatttttttcaaaatataataaataattattgcataacaaaactattaaatttgttgttgtttagttatatattttaaccttaatttaaaaataaaattattctgatttcacaaaaataaaagataaaaaactGACCCTACACCTTTAGAAAATCTTCAATTAATATAACTCATGATAATCATGTAAGAGTTCAGTTGAGATTTGCTAATGAAATCTAATCATAATTGTTTGGGACATCACTCTTAATTGCATCTAAATCAATCCTTAATCATTCCTTATGGCATGCCTTAATCATTAGGTGGTTGCTAATTGCTGTTTTTAATTATATGCCCATGCTGAAAAATTGCCAATAGAAAAGTATACATGgataatttcaattaaatctcaaagaatatatattgataaattaatgagTAATTTTATGTTAGAAAAAAAACAACAAGGAAAACTTGGACGTAAAGGAAACTAAAAACATCGGGACAAATATGCTAAATCGTCACGAACAAAGGAAAATATACTAAGAACTAGGAATCGGTCTCAATAATGCAACCTAATCTAGATCCATAGGTTAAAAGGTATGGAAAGCTAGTTGAATCTTAACTTGCTAATTGATGAAGCATGCATGTTAAGAAGTGAATCTTTTAAGGTTGTAAATAATTGGTATTAATTTCCTTGTAGTTTTAAAGATCACTAAATCATTAGAACAAAAAAATAGTTGTTGATTTCATTCCTCAATTAACCTTGATCTTCCAAAATCCTTTAATTGTCATCATAGGCCAATTAAAATTGAACATACTAGGTAGCAAGTCACATGGTATTGACATTGTCATAAATAGTTCACTAATTAGAGCCTAATGAATTTTCACCATGACTTTGAGGGTccgtttgaaaaatattttgacttgAGTAAGGTGGACCTGAGTACGagtttcattatttattaagtGACAACTAATGACGGATTTATGTAGTGGTTCTAATGACCTAAGGTCGAgcccaaaaaaattattatcaaaatcattaaaatctaataataatCCGGTTTGATTCTCTCTAAGAGTATTTAGCTTTTGAATTTTGTTCCTTACATTAAATACAAATACATGctaaatttattcattatattatgCTGAAGCCCCTaatcttaatattttgatttatccTCAATGACTACTTAATTCTGAGAGTAATGATGTGTTATAATTCTAATAAGTTTGAACAGAAAATAAACGATTAActgattttgtttttgtgatttgattttacTTTCCACACGGAATTGCAACTTTAATGATttccaaatataaataaattattattaaaaaactttagATTGTTAATTAATTCAGATTTTCTACAGTAGAAGGAGAAAAGGCATGATCTTTTTGGTCCCCATGATATAGACATGTGACTAACttggatttaaaatttaaacatttgtGGTAAAATATCTTTCAAATCATT
It encodes the following:
- the LOC124927649 gene encoding 1-aminocyclopropane-1-carboxylate synthase 7-like, yielding MGLEIDVNVELSKIAVSAAHGEDSPYFAGWKAYDGNPYHQLNNPSGVIQMGLAENQVSFDMVEEYLEHHTEAALFGKTKVSSFKDNALFQDYHGLLSFRKAMASFMEQIRGGKSKFNPERIVITAGATAANELLTFILADPGDVLLVPTPYYPGFDRDLRWRTGVNIVPIHCESSNGFQVTPEALEAAYQSALSMNMKVKGMLITNPSNPLGVTITRGTLEKIFDFVTLKNIHLISDEIYSGSVFSPPDFVSVSEILEARHNKGAERVHIVYSLSKDLGLPGFRVGAIYSYNDKVVTTARRMSSFTLISSQTQHLLACMLSDKDFTENYLSVNRERLSKRRKMMVKGLREAGIECLEGNAGLFCWMNMKPFLEKPTMECELDLWNSIVNDVKLNISPGSSCHCSEPGWFRVCFANMSENTLEVALKRIRDFIIHQRRRAEK